One Cryptomeria japonica chromosome 9, Sugi_1.0, whole genome shotgun sequence genomic window carries:
- the LOC131073967 gene encoding uncharacterized protein LOC131073967: protein MHSLAQESSGESGQIEEMPESLLQRSDSTNSDEFSNIPHILPRIGDKYQVNVPPFKPPVNCYQPRVAESLNFKGNKDENIEQWLIEGLSLPIMQISSFHPSVSVKECQKTYVNGPTIANEHALQDYLSVVSVKSKTDGVLHQHDFFQLTDEGCVHNLSDTTQLTEHNIDSSIINIKTDIIRAEDSSLTAKNVPDAFDYGIGQRRKRSRVSWKRVKKIKIDFLDPSKQSYGSRCQNPLEMMHNIEDTNSRSYMIVPGRSSAPWSKIEEDLFILGLYIFGKNFNPVKRFVQTKEIKDILSYYYGIFFRTESYCRWAESRKTRSRKCIQGQRIFSGWRQQELLTRLLPHISDSSKDEVPEIMKQFNEGRISMEEFVTKLKGLAGSEVLVQAVGIGKGKQDLTRALIDPAKANQVLSRCKIPVGKACSSLSTEDILKFLTGDFRLSKAQRDDLFWEAVWPRLLARGWHSEQPENQVLFGLRQSLVFLIPGVQKFSRRKLTKGIHYFDSVSEVLRNVASGPMMLELESDLMSESEGKTEILSTSENGEVETGHVEHSHTYLQPRFYTKYSDSCMFTVVDTSLTSQPEKPPRTQRRVTLSLANNSEMFQKVSLETEEESYSASHLTEQFEGCKCCLVGDVLNSKPDKSTTIAINNKNSDEKIKLYGTLEASNPDQNDALSSSWEQSRSKLLSDCKDDTVYGNSTKAGRSKVKGAILILNSKEETYEATSDANSSKRVTTISSSSQKSPERSICISLSAGDSFSAHNISNTLPNSRGCRATSEMGLGLQLLQVQPENTDTNYILQTGSEVLNGSETEENAHYGSSSQCPTGEPAKVSTVLQASSHLTSGPKESKSTEPQENNASALLENAITIRRQSMRVRPLTARASEAFASGFFDTKRRKKSGEKMLNSYPYRTKSLCRLIGDEVTASFNACRSES from the exons ATGCACTCTTTGGCTCAGGAAAGCAGTGGTGAGTcaggacaaatagaagaaatgccCGAAAGTCTGTTACAGCGATCGGATTCTACTAATTCAGATGAATTTTCTAATATTCCGCATATTTTACCTCGAATTGGAGACAAATATCAAGTCAATGTACCACCATTTAAACCCCCAGTGAACTGTTATCAACCTAGAGTGGCTGAAAGTTTGAATTTTAAGGGTAACAAGGATGAGAACATTGAACAGTGGCTTATAGAAGGATTGTCTTTGCCAATAATGCAGATCTCTAGTTTTCACCCCTCAGTTAGTGTAAAGGAGTGCCAGAAGACGTATGTGAATGGGCCAACCATTGCCAATGAACATGCCCTACAGGATTACTTGTCAGTTGTATCTGTTAAAAGTAAAACAGATGGTGTACTGCATCAACATGATTTTTTCCAGCTAACAGACGAAGGATGTGTCCATAATCTGAGTGACACTACCCAATTAACAGAGCACAACATAGATTCTTCTATTATAAATATCAAAACAGACATCATAAGAGCAGAGGATAGTTCTTTGACAGCCAAGAATGTGCCTGATGCATTTGACTATGGCATAGGGCAACGAAGAAAAAGGAGCAGGGTAAGTTGGAAGAGagtcaagaaaatcaaaattgattttttggaCCCCAGTAAACAGAGTTATGGTTCTAGATGCCAAAATCCACTTGAAATGATGCATAacatagaagacacaaattcaAGAAGTTACATGATAGTGCCTGGTAGGTCAAGTGCACCCTGGAGTAAAATTGAGGAAGATCTGTTTATCCTTGGGCTCTATATTTTTGGGAAAAATTTCAATCCTGTGAAGAGGTTTGTGCAGACCAAAGAAATAAAGGATATTTTATCATACTATTATGGAATATTCTTCAGGACAGAGTCATATTGCAGATGGGCAGAATCTAGGAAGACAAGAAGCAGAAAGTGTATCCAGGGGCAGCGCATTTTCTCTGGATGGAGGCAACAGGAATTGTTGACACGCCTGCTTCCACACATATCTGATTCTTCCAAAGATGAGGTCCCAGAG ATAATGAAGCAATTCAATGAGGGAAGAATTTCTATGGAAGAGTTTGTTACAAAGTTGAAAGGTTTAGCAGGATCAGAGGTGCTTGTACAAGCTGTGGGAATTGGTAAAGGTAAACAGGATCTTACCAGAGCACTCATAGATCCAGCAAAAGCGAACCAAGTCCTTTCCCGTTGTAAAATTCCAGTAGGCAAGGCATGCTCCTCTCTTTCCACTGAAGACATACTCAAATTTTTGACTGGAGATTTCAGGCTTAGCAAAGCTCAAAGAGATGACTTGTTTTGGGAAGCTGTGTGGCCTCGTCTCCTGGCTAGAGGATGGCATTCTGAACAGCCAGAGAACCAGGTTTTATTTGGGCTTAGACAGTCTTTGGTATTTCTTATCCCAGGTGTGCAGAAGTTTTCAAGGAGAAAACTCACCAAAGGAATACATTATTTTGATTCTGTGAGTGAAGTTTTAAGGAATGTGGCTTCAGGTCCAATGATGCTTGAACTAGAAAGTGATCTCATGAGTGAGTCGGAAGGGAAAACTGAAATTCTGTCCACTTCTGAGAATGGAGAAGTAGAAACTGGGCATGTGGAACATTCCCATACCTATCTTCAACCAAGATTTTACACAAAGTATTCAGACTCTTGTATGTTTACTGTAGTTGATACCAGCCTGACATCACAACCTGAAAAACCACCTAGAACACAAAGGAGAGTGACATTGTCTTTGGCTAATAACTCAGAGATGTTCCAGAAGGTATCTTTGGAAACAGAAGAGGAGAGTTATTCAGCATCACACCTAACTGAGCAATTTGAAGGTTGCAAATGCTGTTTAGTGGGGGATGTGTTGAATAGTAAACCAGACAAGTCCACCACCATTGcaattaataataaaaattcaGATGAGAAAATCAAGCTTTACGGAACACTGGAGGCATCAAATCCTGATCAGAATGATGCTCTGTCCTCATCGTGGGAGCAGAGTAGATCAAAGTTACTTAGTGACTGCAAAGATGATACTGTATATGGTAATTCAACAAAAGCTGGCAGATCAAAAGTTAAAGGAGCAATACTTATATTGAACAGTAAGGAAGAAACTTATGAAGCCACTTCAGATGCAAACTCATCAAAAAGAGTCACAACCATATCATCTTCAAGTCAAAAAAGTCCTGAGAGAAGCATTTGTATTAGTCTTTCGGCTGGAGATTCTTTTTCTGCACATAACATCAGCAACACTTTACCAAATTCTAGGGGATGCAGAGCAACATCTGAGATGGGTTTAGGCTTACAGTTGCTCCAAGTTCAACCAGAAAACACGGATACAAATTATATCCTTCAAACAGGCAGTGAAGTTTTGAATGGTTCAGAAACTGAAGAAAATGCTCATTATGGTTCAAGTTCTCAATGCCCTACAGGAGAGCCTGCTAAAGTATCAACAGTTTTACAGGCCTCATCACACTTAACTTCTGGTCCAAAAGAGAGCAAATCTACTGAGCCACAAGAAAACAATGCAAGTGCACTACTAGAGAATGCAATCACTATACGCAGGCAAAGTATGAGGGTTCGGCCCTTGACTGCAAGAGCGTCAGAAGCATTTGCAAGTGGATTTTTTGACACTAAACGGCGGAAAAAGAGTGGTGAGAAAATGCTGAATTCATACCCCTATCGAACCAAATCTCTTTGCAGACTGATTGGAGATGAAGTAACTGCTTCATTCAATGCTTGTAGGTCAGAGAGTTGA